A region of Vibrio chagasii DNA encodes the following proteins:
- the gpmM gene encoding 2,3-bisphosphoglycerate-independent phosphoglycerate mutase: MSAKKPMALVILDGYGYREDNQDNAIANAKTPVLDGLIANQPNTLISASGMDVGLPDGQMGNSEVGHTNIGAGRVVYQDLTRITKSIADGEFGQTEALVNAIDKAVNADKAVHIMGLMSPGGVHSHEDHIYAAVEMAAERGAEKIYLHAFLDGRDTPPRSAENSLQRFQDLFAKLGKGRVASLVGRYYAMDRDNNWDRVQTAYELLTEAKADFTFDTAVAGLEAAYARDENDEFVKATEIKAEGEESAAIVDGDAVIFMNYRADRARQITRTFVADFDGFERNVFPAIDFVMLTQYAADIPLLCAFPPASLENTYGEWLSKQGKTQLRISETEKYAHVTFFFNGGIEDEFEGEERQLVASPKVATYDLQPEMSAPELTEKLVAAIKGGKYDAIVCNFPNCDMVGHTGVYDAAVKAVESLDECLGKVVEAIKEADGQLLITADHGNAEMMVNPETGGIHTAHTNLPVPLIYVGNKDVEFKEGGKLSDLAPTMLSLTGTEIPAEMSGDVLVK; this comes from the coding sequence ATGTCAGCTAAGAAGCCAATGGCTCTAGTGATCCTTGACGGTTACGGTTACCGTGAAGACAACCAAGACAACGCTATCGCGAACGCTAAGACACCAGTATTAGACGGTCTTATTGCTAACCAACCTAACACGCTAATCTCTGCTTCTGGCATGGATGTAGGCCTACCTGATGGCCAAATGGGTAACTCTGAAGTTGGTCACACCAACATCGGTGCTGGTCGTGTGGTATACCAAGATCTTACTCGTATCACTAAGTCAATTGCAGACGGTGAATTCGGTCAAACTGAAGCGCTAGTGAATGCTATCGACAAAGCGGTGAACGCGGATAAAGCGGTTCATATCATGGGTCTTATGTCACCAGGTGGCGTTCACTCTCATGAAGATCACATCTACGCAGCCGTTGAAATGGCAGCAGAGCGTGGCGCAGAGAAAATCTACCTACACGCATTCCTAGACGGCCGTGATACGCCGCCACGTAGTGCAGAAAACTCTCTACAACGCTTCCAAGATCTGTTCGCTAAACTGGGCAAAGGCCGTGTGGCTTCTTTGGTTGGTCGTTACTACGCGATGGACCGTGATAACAACTGGGATCGCGTTCAAACTGCATACGAGTTGCTAACTGAAGCAAAAGCAGATTTCACATTCGACACGGCAGTTGCTGGCCTAGAAGCCGCTTACGCTCGTGACGAAAACGATGAATTCGTTAAAGCAACTGAGATTAAAGCAGAAGGCGAAGAGTCTGCTGCTATCGTTGATGGCGATGCAGTTATTTTCATGAACTACCGTGCCGACCGTGCTCGTCAAATCACTCGCACATTCGTTGCTGATTTTGATGGTTTTGAGCGTAACGTATTCCCAGCAATCGACTTTGTGATGCTGACTCAATACGCTGCTGATATCCCATTGCTGTGTGCATTCCCACCAGCTTCTCTAGAGAACACTTACGGTGAGTGGTTATCTAAGCAAGGTAAAACGCAGCTACGTATTTCTGAAACTGAGAAATACGCGCACGTGACTTTCTTCTTCAATGGCGGTATCGAAGACGAATTTGAAGGTGAAGAGCGTCAACTTGTTGCTTCTCCAAAAGTAGCAACTTACGATCTTCAGCCTGAGATGAGCGCACCAGAACTAACTGAAAAGCTAGTTGCAGCAATCAAAGGCGGCAAATACGACGCTATCGTTTGTAACTTCCCTAACTGTGACATGGTTGGTCACACTGGTGTGTACGATGCAGCAGTGAAAGCAGTAGAGTCTCTAGACGAGTGTCTTGGTAAAGTGGTTGAAGCAATCAAAGAAGCTGACGGTCAACTGCTTATCACAGCAGACCACGGTAACGCAGAAATGATGGTTAACCCAGAAACGGGCGGTATCCATACTGCACACACT
- the wecA gene encoding UDP-N-acetylglucosamine--undecaprenyl-phosphate N-acetylglucosaminephosphotransferase, whose translation MLLELSFVGFFSFSSLFIMRKAAKAVGLVDKPNERKLHSGAIPLVGGIAISLSIAQFILTHPNVIPHSQLFLASIAVLIVIGALDDKFDISFKIRLVVQAILSICMMHFADIRLENIGNIFGTGELHLGFLSPVITILAVIGAINAFNMVDGIDGLLGGLAIVTFAGIAILLKIDSQHGLAYLCAVFIAATIPYILMNLGLLGRERKVFMGDAGSMMIGFTVIWLLLGASQNPSEALMRPITALWLIAVPLMDMAAIMFRRVRRGDSPFKPDREHLHHIFQRLGFTSRQTLAIICLIASGFAGFGIYGEFLGISESAMFILFMLCFISYTVAMSYVWRITSWIRSWRNLPEKVY comes from the coding sequence ATGTTATTAGAGCTATCATTTGTTGGCTTCTTCTCCTTTTCGTCGCTCTTTATAATGCGAAAAGCAGCAAAAGCCGTCGGCTTAGTAGATAAACCCAACGAACGAAAACTGCATAGCGGAGCGATCCCACTCGTAGGCGGAATCGCAATCAGCTTATCGATAGCCCAATTCATACTCACTCACCCCAATGTGATACCGCATAGCCAACTTTTTTTAGCTTCTATCGCAGTGCTTATCGTTATCGGCGCGCTCGATGATAAGTTTGATATTAGCTTCAAAATTCGGCTTGTCGTTCAAGCCATTCTCTCCATTTGCATGATGCACTTTGCCGATATTCGCTTAGAAAACATTGGTAATATTTTTGGCACAGGTGAATTACATTTAGGATTTCTGAGTCCAGTAATCACAATACTTGCCGTGATTGGAGCTATCAACGCTTTCAATATGGTTGATGGTATCGACGGCCTATTAGGTGGGCTTGCTATCGTCACCTTTGCTGGTATCGCCATTTTACTCAAAATCGATAGCCAACACGGCTTAGCGTATTTGTGCGCCGTATTCATTGCCGCGACTATCCCTTATATTCTGATGAACCTTGGTCTACTAGGCCGAGAACGCAAAGTGTTCATGGGGGATGCTGGCAGCATGATGATTGGCTTTACCGTCATCTGGCTACTGCTTGGTGCCAGCCAAAATCCTTCCGAAGCACTAATGCGACCGATCACGGCGTTATGGCTAATTGCTGTCCCGTTAATGGACATGGCCGCTATCATGTTTAGACGAGTAAGACGTGGGGATTCCCCATTCAAACCCGATCGTGAACATTTACACCATATTTTCCAGCGCCTTGGCTTTACATCACGCCAGACACTGGCCATCATTTGTTTGATCGCCAGTGGCTTTGCCGGTTTCGGTATCTACGGTGAGTTCTTGGGGATATCTGAATCAGCTATGTTCATCCTGTTTATGCTTTGCTTTATTTCGTACACCGTTGCGATGAGCTATGTTTGGCGTATCACAAGCTGGATTAGAAGTTGGCGTAACCTTCCTGAGAAAGTGTATTAA
- the cysN gene encoding sulfate adenylyltransferase subunit CysN: MSHSSELIATDIEGYLKVHENKDLLRFLTCGNVDDGKSTLIGRLLYDSKLIYEDQMAAIEKDSQKFNTTDGEFDLALLVDGLQSEREQGITIDVAYRYFSTDKRKFIIADTPGHEQYTRNMVTGASTCDLAIVMVDARYGIQTQTRRHSYICSLLGIKHIIVAINKMDLMNYSQDVYQKIKADYREMAKNFDIDDIRFVPISALNGDNVVTPSEVMDWYPGATLMKLLETVKIGQGKDFNSMRFPVQYVNRPNLNFRGFCGTLASGLVQVGDEVTALPSGKQSRVKSIFTFDGELETARPGQAITITLEDEIDVSRGDMLVHNGHEPNVTNKVQAHVVWMDENPMRTHKEYTFKFATKSCTGKVTAIPHKIDVNTLNQHAENSNSLELNEIALSEISLTDKIAVDTYKALPQTGAFIVIDRHTNVTVGAGMVETVVNGSEEQGRVYSQAEKDLNAYVRKHFPEWGCTEI; encoded by the coding sequence ATGTCTCATAGCTCCGAGCTAATCGCAACCGATATCGAAGGATATTTAAAGGTCCATGAAAACAAAGACTTACTGCGCTTTCTAACGTGTGGTAATGTCGATGATGGTAAGTCTACATTGATTGGTCGTCTGCTTTATGATTCAAAGCTGATATACGAAGATCAAATGGCAGCGATAGAGAAAGATTCCCAGAAGTTTAATACCACCGATGGAGAGTTCGATCTGGCGCTGTTAGTCGATGGCCTTCAGTCAGAGCGTGAGCAGGGTATTACCATTGATGTGGCATATCGCTACTTCTCAACTGACAAACGCAAGTTTATCATTGCTGATACTCCGGGGCATGAACAGTACACGCGTAATATGGTAACGGGGGCATCTACCTGTGATCTCGCGATTGTAATGGTTGATGCACGTTACGGTATTCAAACGCAAACTCGTCGTCATAGCTACATTTGTAGTTTATTGGGTATCAAACACATCATAGTAGCTATCAATAAGATGGACTTGATGAACTACAGTCAAGATGTTTATCAAAAGATCAAGGCCGATTACCGTGAGATGGCTAAGAATTTCGATATCGATGATATTCGTTTTGTGCCTATCTCTGCATTAAATGGTGACAATGTAGTAACACCAAGTGAAGTTATGGATTGGTATCCGGGTGCTACGTTAATGAAGTTGCTCGAAACGGTAAAAATAGGCCAAGGTAAAGACTTTAATAGTATGCGTTTCCCTGTGCAGTATGTTAACCGTCCAAACCTTAATTTCCGTGGTTTCTGTGGTACGCTGGCCTCAGGACTTGTTCAGGTGGGGGACGAAGTTACTGCCCTGCCTTCCGGCAAACAATCGCGTGTCAAATCAATATTTACTTTTGATGGTGAGCTCGAAACCGCACGCCCCGGTCAAGCCATCACCATTACGCTTGAAGATGAAATCGATGTGTCACGTGGTGACATGCTTGTACACAATGGGCATGAGCCAAATGTGACCAATAAAGTGCAAGCGCATGTGGTGTGGATGGATGAAAACCCAATGCGCACGCACAAAGAGTATACTTTTAAGTTTGCGACCAAATCGTGTACGGGCAAAGTGACGGCAATCCCACACAAGATCGATGTGAACACGTTAAATCAACACGCAGAAAACAGTAACTCTTTGGAACTTAATGAAATCGCACTGTCAGAGATTTCATTGACTGATAAGATTGCTGTAGATACTTATAAAGCTTTGCCGCAAACCGGTGCGTTCATTGTGATTGACCGCCATACCAATGTGACTGTCGGTGCTGGTATGGTTGAAACTGTGGTAAATGGAAGTGAAGAGCAAGGTCGTGTGTATTCTCAAGCAGAGAAAGACTTGAATGCGTATGTACGTAAACACTTCCCTGAATGGGGGTGTACTGAAATATAA
- a CDS encoding DHH family phosphoesterase, translating to MHYDVFNGDADGIIALLQLRFAEPKDSTLITGVKRDIKLLKQVDAEKAISVTALDISMEKNLLELESLLAKDIPVFYCDHHRSGDIPNSDKLEALIDLDAEVCTSLLINKKLDGQYAKWAVAAAFGDNLFVSAQKLAQEIGLTDSETEFLKELGTLINYNGYGATLGDLHIEPAELYRQLSEFEDPLVLLSDEDSPYHVLKTGYAYDRAKVTNIEPSHVDAQCKVFELPCEAWARRISGVLGNELANQNPELAHAVLTLNTNGENYTVSVRAPLNNRLGADEICSSFPTGGGRKAAAGINQLPKDNVETFTQVLSDFYQ from the coding sequence ATGCATTACGATGTATTTAATGGCGATGCTGATGGCATCATTGCGCTGCTGCAACTGCGTTTCGCTGAGCCGAAAGACTCGACTCTAATTACCGGTGTGAAGCGTGACATCAAACTGCTTAAGCAAGTGGACGCGGAAAAAGCGATTTCGGTTACCGCGCTCGACATATCCATGGAGAAGAATCTGCTTGAGCTGGAAAGTTTGCTTGCAAAGGATATTCCCGTATTTTACTGCGACCACCACCGCAGCGGTGATATCCCAAACTCTGACAAGCTTGAAGCGCTGATTGACCTTGATGCTGAAGTGTGTACTAGTTTACTTATAAACAAAAAGCTTGATGGTCAATATGCTAAGTGGGCGGTGGCGGCAGCGTTTGGTGACAACCTGTTTGTTTCAGCACAAAAACTGGCACAAGAGATTGGTTTGACCGACTCAGAGACTGAGTTTCTAAAAGAGCTTGGCACACTAATTAATTACAACGGTTATGGTGCAACCCTTGGTGATTTGCATATTGAGCCTGCAGAGTTGTATCGGCAGTTGAGTGAATTTGAAGATCCGCTTGTATTGCTTTCTGATGAAGATTCACCGTATCACGTGTTAAAAACAGGTTATGCCTACGATCGTGCAAAGGTGACTAATATTGAGCCTTCCCATGTCGACGCGCAATGTAAAGTGTTTGAGCTACCGTGTGAAGCTTGGGCTAGACGCATCAGTGGTGTTTTGGGTAATGAGCTTGCCAATCAAAATCCAGAATTAGCTCACGCTGTGTTAACACTGAACACAAACGGTGAAAATTACACAGTGAGCGTGCGTGCGCCACTGAATAATCGTCTTGGCGCAGATGAGATTTGTTCATCATTCCCGACTGGAGGAGGGCGTAAGGCCGCTGCTGGCATCAATCAATTGCCAAAAGACAACGTTGAAACGTTTACTCAAGTGCTGAGTGACTTCTACCAGTAA
- the cysC gene encoding adenylyl-sulfate kinase codes for MTTPYQRKEHDSVSADVVWHNSTVTHADRVALKQQRSVCLWFTGLSGSGKSTVANAVESKLLQMGKHSYLLDGDNLRHGLNKDLGFSDTDRIENIRRIGEVAKLFVDAGNIVLTAFISPFTSDRKQVRDLMQDGEFLEVFVDTPLEVCEQRDPKGLYKKARAGEIKHFTGIDSEYQAPVSPEIHLKTENLSIEGCADYVVSELEKKGYLNLKDEA; via the coding sequence ATGACAACTCCTTATCAACGTAAAGAGCACGACTCGGTATCAGCTGATGTGGTGTGGCACAACTCGACGGTGACTCACGCAGATCGCGTTGCTCTAAAACAGCAACGGTCAGTTTGCTTGTGGTTTACTGGTCTGAGTGGCTCAGGTAAATCCACCGTGGCCAATGCGGTGGAAAGCAAACTGTTGCAAATGGGCAAGCACAGCTATCTTCTCGATGGTGACAATTTGCGCCATGGTCTCAACAAAGACTTAGGCTTTTCAGATACTGACCGCATAGAGAACATCCGCCGCATTGGTGAAGTGGCGAAACTGTTTGTGGACGCAGGCAACATTGTATTGACCGCGTTTATCTCTCCTTTTACCTCAGACCGTAAGCAAGTGCGTGATTTAATGCAAGACGGCGAATTTCTTGAAGTGTTTGTGGATACGCCTCTTGAAGTGTGCGAGCAACGTGACCCTAAAGGCTTGTATAAAAAAGCCCGCGCCGGTGAAATTAAACACTTTACTGGCATCGATTCAGAATACCAAGCGCCAGTGAGTCCCGAGATTCATCTCAAAACAGAAAACCTCAGTATTGAAGGCTGTGCTGACTATGTTGTAAGTGAGCTTGAGAAGAAAGGATATCTGAACCTAAAGGATGAAGCGTAA
- the cysD gene encoding sulfate adenylyltransferase subunit CysD, with product MNVSPERMTHLKQLEAESIHIMREVASEFDNPVMLYSVGKDSSVMLHLAQKAFAPGAPPFPLMHVDTTWKFKEMIEFRDYMAQKLGMKLIVHQNPEGVEMNISPFVHGSSLHTDIMKTQGLKQALDKHGFDAAFGGARRDEEKSRAKERVYSFRDEHHRWDPKNQRPELWNIYNGKVNKGESIRVFPLSNWTELDIWQYIYLENIEIPGLYLAAKRPVVERDGMLIMKDDERMELKEGEVVEEKMVRFRTLGCYPLTGAVESEAATLPEIIQEMLLTTTSERQGRAIDHDSSGSMEKKKREGYF from the coding sequence ATGAATGTTTCTCCAGAGCGAATGACTCACCTAAAACAATTAGAAGCTGAGTCTATTCATATCATGCGTGAGGTGGCTTCTGAGTTTGATAACCCTGTGATGTTGTATTCCGTGGGTAAAGACTCGTCTGTGATGCTTCACTTAGCGCAAAAAGCGTTTGCTCCGGGCGCGCCTCCATTTCCATTGATGCATGTTGATACCACGTGGAAATTTAAGGAGATGATCGAGTTTCGTGACTATATGGCCCAAAAGTTAGGAATGAAGTTGATTGTTCATCAAAACCCTGAAGGGGTAGAAATGAACATCAGCCCGTTTGTACATGGTAGTTCGTTACATACAGATATCATGAAAACGCAAGGCTTGAAGCAGGCGTTGGACAAGCATGGTTTTGATGCGGCCTTTGGCGGAGCACGTCGAGATGAAGAGAAGTCTCGTGCAAAAGAGCGTGTTTACTCCTTCCGTGATGAACACCATCGTTGGGACCCTAAAAATCAACGCCCTGAGCTATGGAACATTTATAACGGCAAGGTGAATAAAGGCGAGAGTATTCGCGTATTCCCACTTTCAAACTGGACTGAGCTCGATATTTGGCAATATATCTATCTAGAGAATATTGAAATCCCTGGCTTATACCTTGCTGCTAAGCGACCTGTTGTTGAGCGTGATGGCATGCTTATCATGAAAGATGATGAGCGTATGGAGCTAAAAGAAGGCGAGGTTGTTGAAGAAAAAATGGTTCGCTTCCGTACTCTTGGTTGTTACCCACTTACAGGGGCTGTGGAATCTGAAGCAGCAACGTTGCCTGAAATAATACAAGAGATGCTGCTGACGACGACTTCAGAGCGTCAAGGCCGTGCTATCGACCACGACAGTTCGGGATCGATGGAGAAGAAAAAACGCGAAGGGTACTTCTAA
- a CDS encoding SLC13 family permease, translated as MLDWLISPAVQVIFLFVATVFGLIRYQSHSDKVFGVLLLTLLVTSLVSTEQVIQSFSNKGLLTLMLLMISSVALEKTKLLRLITNYVIGSNYRLTWLRLFSLTTFSSAILNNTAVVSTMLAPIRNNPHHKASKLLLPLSYAAILGGTLTLVGTSTNLIVNSLVIDSGLPSLNFFDFTAVGLCLVLGCGVLLFILSPLLPERGRGNVEIRDYLIDTEVSALSDLVGKTVEQNGLRHLDSLFLVEILRSGRLISPVTPLEVIQPYDRLLFSGDVKKVTTLTQFDGLSLFASDNGLPLDNLSEVVIRPESHLIGKTLKHSGFRALFDAAVVAIKRDGEPVSGKLGEVTLKAGDYLVLAVGGDYYSRKNIRKNFYLLSEVETEQSLDGWKEQLAVVGFLGSILLAALGIVSLFKVMLVLLGALLLSGCLTANEVIYRLPKNIWLIISSALLLSQALTNSGALSGLEYIVHSYDYLFTPLTGLIVVYLLSWLMTELVTNNAAAALVLPIGIELASSLSANPQAYILAVAFGASASFISPYGYQTNLMVFNAGQYKLQDFVKVGVPMCLLYGAIVLIAIPAFIGL; from the coding sequence TTGCTTGATTGGTTAATAAGCCCTGCAGTGCAGGTGATTTTCTTGTTCGTTGCTACCGTTTTTGGCTTGATTCGTTATCAGTCTCATTCTGATAAAGTGTTTGGCGTGTTATTACTGACTTTGTTGGTAACTTCGCTGGTGAGCACAGAGCAAGTGATTCAAAGTTTTTCCAATAAAGGTTTGCTTACACTAATGCTGTTGATGATTAGTTCGGTAGCACTGGAGAAAACTAAACTGTTGCGTCTTATTACTAACTATGTGATTGGGTCGAATTATCGGCTCACTTGGCTTCGCTTGTTTAGTTTAACAACATTCTCGTCTGCCATATTGAACAACACCGCGGTTGTCTCAACAATGTTGGCACCAATTCGCAATAACCCTCATCATAAAGCCAGCAAGCTGCTTTTGCCTCTTTCTTATGCTGCGATATTAGGTGGCACATTAACTCTAGTTGGAACATCAACGAATTTAATCGTAAATAGCTTAGTGATTGATTCTGGCTTACCAAGTTTGAATTTTTTCGATTTTACCGCTGTTGGTTTATGTTTAGTGTTAGGTTGCGGTGTTCTACTTTTCATTCTTAGTCCCTTATTGCCTGAGCGTGGTAGAGGCAACGTAGAAATTCGTGATTATCTTATTGATACGGAAGTGTCTGCTCTATCTGATTTGGTAGGTAAAACAGTTGAACAAAATGGCCTTCGACACCTAGATTCGTTGTTCTTGGTTGAGATTTTACGAAGTGGGCGTTTGATATCTCCTGTTACACCTCTGGAAGTGATACAGCCTTATGATCGCTTGCTGTTTAGTGGAGATGTTAAAAAAGTCACTACTTTAACTCAATTTGATGGCTTGTCGTTATTTGCAAGTGATAATGGCCTCCCTCTTGATAACCTATCTGAGGTGGTAATTCGTCCTGAAAGCCATTTGATTGGAAAAACACTAAAGCACTCTGGTTTTCGTGCTTTGTTTGATGCCGCGGTGGTTGCGATTAAGCGAGACGGAGAGCCGGTATCGGGTAAGCTAGGTGAAGTGACACTTAAGGCTGGAGACTACTTAGTCCTTGCTGTGGGGGGCGATTATTATTCGAGAAAGAACATACGTAAGAATTTTTACTTGCTGAGCGAAGTCGAAACAGAGCAGAGTCTTGATGGTTGGAAGGAACAACTGGCGGTTGTTGGTTTTCTCGGATCAATTTTGCTAGCGGCGCTGGGAATAGTCTCTCTGTTTAAAGTCATGTTAGTTCTATTAGGTGCGCTATTGCTATCTGGGTGTTTAACTGCAAATGAAGTTATATACCGTTTACCTAAAAACATTTGGTTAATTATATCTTCAGCCCTTCTTTTGTCTCAGGCGTTAACGAATAGTGGTGCTCTGAGTGGTTTAGAATACATTGTTCATTCATATGATTATTTATTTACACCACTCACTGGCTTGATTGTAGTTTATTTGCTGTCTTGGTTGATGACAGAACTTGTCACTAATAATGCAGCGGCTGCGCTGGTTCTTCCAATTGGAATTGAGTTAGCTTCAAGTTTATCGGCAAACCCTCAAGCGTATATACTTGCAGTAGCATTTGGCGCGAGTGCCAGCTTTATTAGCCCGTATGGATATCAAACTAACTTGATGGTGTTTAATGCCGGGCAGTATAAACTACAAGATTTTGTTAAAGTTGGTGTTCCTATGTGCCTGCTTTACGGCGCGATTGTGTTAATCGCAATTCCTGCCTTTATTGGATTGTAA
- the wecA gene encoding UDP-N-acetylglucosamine--undecaprenyl-phosphate N-acetylglucosaminephosphotransferase encodes MSLFEYLIELSMFFFISLAVLYCMRKVGYAIGLTDKPNARKHHEGVVPLVGGISLCITLLYFLYVNAEQFNNLEIAATCLTVLVLVGVADDRFDISFKLRMGVQAMLAMVIMHYTELTLSHVGDVFGFGVLDFPVVLDSVITVIAVIAAINAFNMVDGIDGLLGGLSMVVFTSLGVVFFAYELEFYAFFMAVMVVMLFPFVLFNLGYFGKLRKVFMGDAGSMMIGFIVIWVLIGGTQSDDGHYIIRPVTALWLIAVPLIDMMAIMIRRIRKGHSPFKPDREHFHHIMQRIGFTPRESLVVICLVQLLYSTLGLLGEYFQVPEFVMFYTIVMCFSLHTYAMTHSFKMAKIVRKWKKLEEKQPGETAVL; translated from the coding sequence ATGTCACTGTTTGAGTACCTCATCGAACTCTCGATGTTTTTCTTTATTTCCCTTGCTGTGTTGTACTGCATGCGCAAAGTCGGTTATGCGATTGGCCTAACCGACAAACCCAATGCCAGAAAGCACCACGAAGGCGTAGTTCCCCTCGTAGGGGGCATCTCTTTGTGCATTACCTTGTTGTACTTCCTGTATGTGAATGCAGAGCAGTTCAATAACCTAGAGATAGCTGCCACGTGTTTAACTGTACTAGTACTGGTTGGGGTGGCAGATGATCGCTTTGACATCAGCTTTAAGCTCAGAATGGGCGTACAAGCGATGTTGGCGATGGTGATTATGCATTACACCGAATTAACCCTCTCTCACGTCGGGGATGTATTTGGGTTTGGTGTGTTAGATTTCCCTGTGGTGCTCGACAGCGTGATTACGGTGATCGCCGTAATTGCTGCGATCAATGCCTTTAATATGGTTGATGGTATTGATGGCCTGCTGGGCGGTTTGAGCATGGTAGTGTTTACCTCATTAGGTGTCGTGTTCTTTGCTTATGAACTCGAGTTTTATGCCTTTTTTATGGCGGTCATGGTGGTCATGTTATTCCCTTTTGTTCTGTTCAACTTGGGCTACTTTGGCAAGCTTCGTAAGGTGTTCATGGGCGATGCGGGCAGCATGATGATCGGCTTTATAGTGATTTGGGTGTTGATTGGTGGCACGCAGTCCGATGACGGTCACTATATTATTCGCCCAGTGACAGCCTTGTGGCTTATTGCAGTCCCTTTGATCGATATGATGGCGATCATGATCCGTCGTATTCGCAAAGGGCACTCGCCATTTAAACCGGACCGCGAGCATTTTCACCACATTATGCAACGTATCGGCTTTACCCCTCGTGAGTCGTTAGTGGTGATATGTTTAGTACAATTGCTTTATTCAACCTTGGGGTTATTGGGAGAGTACTTCCAAGTGCCTGAGTTCGTCATGTTCTACACCATTGTGATGTGTTTCTCATTACACACCTACGCAATGACACACTCGTTCAAGATGGCGAAGATTGTTAGAAAGTGGAAGAAACTTGAGGAAAAACAACCTGGGGAAACAGCTGTATTATAA
- a CDS encoding NAD-dependent epimerase produces MKYLVTGAAGFIGSAVAEQLTAKGHQVIGVDNLNDYYDVALKEARLARIQHANFKLVELDIADRDGVADLFEAELFDQVIHLAAQAGVRYSIENPHAYADSNLVGHLNILEGCRHNKVQHLVYASSSSVYGLNAKTPFATSDSVDHPVSLYAATKKSNELMAHSYSHLYDIPTTGLRFFTVYGSWGRPDMAPFIFTKKILDGDTIDINNNGDMWRDFTHVNDIVEGVVRIADVLPTRDNEWTVEAGSPATSSAPYAVYNIGHGSPINLMDFVKAIEDELGIEAKKNFREMQPGDVYQTYADTQDLFAATGYTPKVTVKEGVAEFIQWYREFYNK; encoded by the coding sequence ATGAAGTATTTAGTAACAGGCGCGGCGGGTTTTATCGGCAGTGCGGTGGCAGAGCAGCTTACAGCGAAAGGTCATCAAGTTATCGGTGTCGATAACCTCAACGACTACTACGATGTGGCTCTGAAAGAGGCCCGCCTCGCGCGTATTCAACATGCCAATTTTAAATTGGTTGAGTTAGACATTGCCGATCGCGATGGTGTGGCTGACTTGTTTGAAGCGGAGCTGTTTGATCAAGTGATCCATTTAGCGGCGCAAGCTGGTGTTCGCTACTCTATTGAAAATCCACACGCGTATGCGGATTCAAACCTTGTGGGGCACTTAAACATTCTAGAAGGGTGTCGTCACAATAAAGTGCAGCACTTGGTGTATGCTTCTTCAAGCTCGGTGTACGGCTTAAATGCGAAAACGCCGTTTGCAACGTCCGATTCGGTGGATCACCCTGTTTCATTGTACGCCGCAACTAAGAAGTCGAATGAATTGATGGCGCATAGCTATTCTCATCTGTACGACATCCCAACGACAGGCCTGCGTTTCTTTACGGTTTATGGTTCATGGGGCCGCCCGGATATGGCGCCGTTTATCTTCACTAAGAAGATTCTGGATGGCGACACGATCGATATCAACAACAATGGTGACATGTGGCGTGATTTTACCCACGTCAACGATATTGTTGAAGGTGTAGTACGCATCGCGGATGTACTGCCAACCCGTGATAACGAATGGACAGTAGAAGCTGGTTCACCAGCAACCAGTTCTGCCCCTTATGCGGTGTATAACATTGGCCATGGCTCACCAATCAACCTGATGGATTTTGTGAAAGCCATTGAAGATGAACTAGGCATTGAAGCGAAGAAAAACTTCCGCGAAATGCAACCTGGTGATGTGTACCAAACTTATGCTGATACTCAAGACCTATTTGCCGCAACCGGCTATACCCCCAAGGTTACCGTGAAAGAGGGTGTCGCTGAGTTCATTCAGTGGTACCGCGAGTTTTACAACAAGTAA